Proteins from one Cyclopterus lumpus isolate fCycLum1 chromosome 11, fCycLum1.pri, whole genome shotgun sequence genomic window:
- the nkain1 gene encoding sodium/potassium-transporting ATPase subunit beta-1-interacting protein 1, with the protein MGKCDGRCTLLVICSLQLVAALQRQVFDFLGYQWAPILANFLHIMAVILGMFGTVQFRFRYLIFYAVWLVLWVGWNSFIICFYLEVGNLSQDRDFLMTFNTSLHRSWWMEHGPGCLVTPVLDSRMAPDDHHVITVSGCLLDYQYIEVLSSAIQVLLALFGFVYACYVSKVFQDDEDSFDFIGGFDSYGYQPPQKSSHLQLQPLYTAG; encoded by the exons ATGGGGAAGTGCGACGGAAGATGCACGCTGCTGGTGATATGTTCACTGCAGttg GTGGCAGCCCTTCAGAGGCAAGTGTTTGATTTCCTTGGCTACCAATGGGCTCCCATCCTGGCCAACTTCCTGCACATTATGGCCGTCATCTTGGGCATGTTTGGCACCGTGCAGTTTCGTTTCAGATACCTTATCTTT TATGCAGTATGGCTGGTCCTTTGGGTTGGCTGGAACTCATTTATTATCTGTTTCTACCTGGAAGTGGGAAACCTGTCTCAG GACAGGGACTTTCTCATGACGTTCAACACATCTCTTCATCGTTCGTGGTGGATGGAGCATGGTCCTGGTTGCCTGGTAACGCCAGTGCTCGACTCTCGCATGGCCCCTGACGACCACCATGTCATCACTGTCTCTGGGTGTCTCCTTGACTACCAGTACATAGAGGTGTTAAGTTCGGCCATTCAGGTCCTATTGGCG CTTTTTGGCTTTGTATACGCCTGCTACGTGAGCAAAGTCTTCCAGGATGACGAGGACAGCT TTGATTTCATTGGTGGCTTTGACTCATATGGCTACCAGCCTCCACAGAAGTCCTCCCATCTGCAACTGCAGCCTCTTTACAC GGCTGGTTAA